The following proteins come from a genomic window of Flavobacterium crocinum:
- a CDS encoding SPFH domain-containing protein has translation MKTEKVLIPFNGYLVAVVLLFSIGTTIYGFITNYLVLAVASLLLSILLIKGFVVIGPNSSKVLLLFGDYRGSIKQSGLFWINPFYNKTSLSLRARNFESEKIKVNDKMGNPILISVILVWKVNDTFKSTFEVDNYEAFIRIQTDSAVRKLAGSFPYDHFEDERATITLSTNFDDVNIALENEVTQRLEIAGIEVIESRIAYLAYAPEIAHSMLRRQQASAVVAARHKIVEGAVGMVDSALKLLADKEIIEFDEDKKATMVSNLMVVLCGDSETKPVINTGTLNQ, from the coding sequence ATGAAAACAGAAAAAGTTTTAATACCCTTCAACGGCTATTTGGTGGCTGTTGTTCTACTATTTTCAATAGGAACAACTATTTATGGCTTTATTACAAACTACTTGGTATTAGCAGTCGCGTCACTACTATTATCTATTCTTTTAATAAAGGGCTTTGTTGTTATTGGACCAAACAGCTCAAAAGTTCTGTTATTGTTTGGAGATTACAGAGGAAGTATTAAACAAAGTGGTTTGTTTTGGATAAACCCTTTTTATAATAAAACGAGTTTATCTTTACGTGCAAGAAATTTTGAAAGCGAAAAAATTAAGGTTAATGATAAAATGGGGAATCCTATTTTAATTAGTGTTATATTAGTATGGAAAGTCAATGATACATTTAAGTCGACCTTTGAAGTTGACAACTATGAGGCATTTATCAGAATTCAGACAGATTCGGCGGTAAGAAAACTTGCAGGTTCTTTTCCGTATGATCATTTTGAAGATGAGAGAGCAACAATAACATTAAGTACTAATTTTGATGATGTAAACATAGCCCTTGAAAACGAAGTCACACAACGATTAGAGATTGCAGGAATAGAAGTTATAGAATCAAGAATTGCGTATCTGGCATATGCTCCTGAAATTGCTCATTCTATGTTACGAAGACAACAAGCATCGGCTGTTGTTGCCGCGCGTCATAAAATTGTAGAAGGTGCAGTTGGCATGGTTGACAGTGCTTTAAAGCTATTAGCTGATAAAGAAATTATAGAATTTGATGAAGATAAAAAAGCCACAATGGTAAGTAATTTAATGGTTGTACTTTGTGGCGATAGTGAAACTAAACCAGTAATAAATACCGGTACTTTAAATCAATAA
- a CDS encoding GNAT family N-acetyltransferase, with amino-acid sequence MSTLHQSPRIIIREFFPQEQQTFLDLFKDNQVTQYLPETSPERYIEMFNELLENYKKKNLSRWAIFDTTNNNFIGMCVARIFAHNTNQIEIGYVLSKEYWGKGIATEVCKAITQYSFANTNTKEVVAITDLNNTGSQNVLQKAGFERLNNLIRNGEELAYFKIERLRV; translated from the coding sequence ATGTCTACTCTTCACCAAAGCCCAAGAATAATTATTCGCGAATTTTTCCCCCAAGAACAACAAACGTTTTTAGATCTTTTTAAAGATAATCAAGTTACACAATATCTTCCTGAGACTTCTCCAGAAAGATATATAGAGATGTTTAATGAACTGCTTGAAAATTATAAAAAGAAAAATCTTAGCCGATGGGCAATATTTGACACTACAAACAACAATTTTATAGGAATGTGTGTTGCTCGTATTTTTGCACACAACACAAATCAAATAGAAATTGGGTACGTGCTTAGCAAAGAATATTGGGGAAAAGGTATTGCTACAGAAGTATGCAAGGCTATAACACAATATAGTTTTGCAAATACAAATACAAAAGAAGTTGTAGCCATAACAGATCTCAACAACACTGGATCGCAAAATGTGCTGCAAAAAGCCGGATTTGAAAGATTAAACAATTTGATCCGAAATGGAGAAGAACTCGCCTATTTTAAAATAGAAAGATTACGTGTATAA
- a CDS encoding type II toxin-antitoxin system HicA family toxin: MSSDDLFKILKADGWELDRKKGSHHIFKHPEKKGIVVLPHPRKGYSERHGKQHFKASGTELIQSPTCGDH, from the coding sequence ATGAGTAGTGATGATTTGTTTAAGATACTAAAAGCTGACGGATGGGAACTCGATAGAAAAAAAGGAAGCCACCATATTTTTAAACACCCGGAGAAAAAAGGAATAGTTGTGTTGCCTCATCCGAGAAAAGGATATTCCGAAAGGCACGGAAAACAGCATTTTAAAGCAAGCGGGACTGAATTAATTCAGTCTCCGACTTGTGGGGATCATTAA
- a CDS encoding type II toxin-antitoxin system HicB family antitoxin — translation MAIKVKIEKSADDRYWGTTQNVPGVVVADGESINELKENLKEAVELYLETAEEYDKETYELYKNGFEFEYDLDVSEIFRVFEVINKSEFAKSIGLNASLFRQYTNSKTQTYISEKRAKEIENGLHRLGKELLKVKL, via the coding sequence ATGGCAATCAAAGTAAAGATTGAGAAATCTGCTGACGATCGCTATTGGGGAACAACGCAAAATGTACCTGGTGTAGTAGTAGCAGACGGAGAGAGTATCAATGAGCTAAAAGAAAACTTGAAAGAAGCAGTTGAGTTATATTTAGAGACAGCTGAAGAATACGACAAAGAAACTTATGAATTATATAAAAACGGATTTGAATTTGAATATGATTTAGATGTATCGGAAATATTCAGGGTATTCGAAGTAATTAATAAGTCTGAATTTGCAAAAAGTATAGGTTTAAATGCATCATTATTTAGACAATACACAAATTCAAAAACGCAAACATATATATCTGAAAAAAGAGCAAAAGAAATTGAAAATGGTTTACACCGTTTAGGAAAAGAGCTTTTAAAAGTGAAGCTTTAA
- a CDS encoding GIY-YIG nuclease family protein yields the protein MDEFVVYILYSEKFKKNYTGFTSNLIERFKSHNFLETKGYTPKYRPWTVIYVEFFNSKSEAMKREKYLKTGVGREFIKNLISKI from the coding sequence ATGGATGAATTTGTTGTTTACATTCTGTATTCTGAAAAATTCAAGAAAAACTATACTGGATTTACTTCCAATCTAATTGAAAGATTTAAATCTCATAATTTTCTTGAAACGAAAGGTTATACTCCAAAATATAGACCTTGGACAGTAATTTATGTTGAGTTTTTTAATTCAAAATCTGAAGCTATGAAAAGAGAAAAATATCTAAAAACTGGAGTGGGAAGAGAATTTATTAAAAATCTCATTTCTAAAATTTAG
- a CDS encoding protein kinase domain-containing protein has product MIREILEEYITGNIVEEKSGASGTVFIVEHDAHTTPRRVAYKTIKVNKLNTDQEKYFIDECELWFSRQNSYLVKAFYPLIIKDIPFICMPYFKKDLKTLMLERSFSYIEALVISCKITKSLVEMQKSGIKYHQDFNPPNILIEDLQDKYPNYQSLNALNLVPKISDLGIADLIERIGPTYGGGGGKFPFKAPEQYDRKKYLGYNPDVFALATMIYMLFTNKHPNDLSKERALNKNTSSSYFSNWAFSAKISFTNKNLELILNKCLKEDPTERASAIDLYDALIAELEKIDSVTADKLKFNFEYFDKSNSADLLIQEIESLKNILKLPSRKNQIYINILKKIEYLKTNIVNELDVISLCEYYKLSAINFDENIHRKENILENTLDITNILFKWHSKIRVHHRYSEIKMGDKIIQKLPNFRDIEIVSTYFEVIYKVLLKEQNEKYIEDLFKKFNNDIFYSIYLYTKASLKKNYSNELSGAIELLEKATQLNPTEPLFNYMIYYWILTDYNQMKNQNVDLENKKQIAFKYLKENSKNWEILKSFNPD; this is encoded by the coding sequence ATGATTAGGGAAATATTAGAGGAATATATAACAGGAAATATAGTTGAAGAGAAATCAGGTGCGAGTGGTACGGTTTTTATTGTTGAGCATGATGCACATACCACTCCAAGAAGGGTTGCCTACAAAACAATAAAGGTTAATAAATTAAATACAGATCAAGAAAAGTATTTTATAGATGAGTGCGAACTATGGTTTTCGAGACAGAATAGTTATTTAGTTAAAGCATTTTACCCTTTAATTATAAAGGACATTCCATTTATTTGCATGCCATACTTCAAAAAAGATTTAAAAACTTTGATGCTTGAAAGAAGTTTCTCGTACATAGAAGCCTTGGTAATTTCTTGTAAGATTACGAAATCATTGGTAGAAATGCAAAAAAGTGGCATCAAGTATCATCAAGATTTTAATCCCCCAAATATTTTAATCGAGGATCTACAAGATAAATACCCTAACTATCAATCATTAAATGCTTTAAACTTAGTTCCTAAAATTTCAGATTTGGGAATTGCTGATCTAATTGAAAGAATCGGACCTACTTACGGAGGTGGAGGAGGAAAATTTCCTTTTAAAGCACCAGAACAATATGATAGAAAAAAATACTTAGGTTATAATCCCGATGTATTTGCACTGGCAACTATGATTTACATGCTTTTTACGAATAAACATCCTAATGATTTAAGCAAAGAAAGGGCACTGAATAAAAATACAAGTTCAAGTTATTTTTCGAACTGGGCATTTTCAGCTAAAATTTCGTTTACTAATAAGAATTTGGAGTTGATTCTTAACAAATGCCTTAAAGAAGATCCTACTGAAAGAGCATCTGCTATAGATCTTTATGATGCATTAATAGCAGAATTGGAAAAAATTGACAGTGTAACCGCAGACAAATTAAAATTTAATTTTGAATATTTTGACAAAAGTAATTCAGCAGATTTATTAATTCAAGAAATAGAATCTCTTAAGAACATTTTAAAGCTTCCATCTCGGAAAAATCAAATTTATATTAATATTTTAAAGAAGATTGAATATTTAAAAACTAACATAGTTAACGAACTGGATGTAATATCATTATGTGAATATTATAAATTATCAGCAATCAATTTTGACGAAAATATTCACCGCAAAGAAAACATACTTGAAAACACATTAGATATCACGAATATTCTTTTTAAGTGGCATTCAAAAATAAGGGTTCATCATCGATATTCTGAAATTAAAATGGGCGATAAGATCATACAAAAATTACCAAATTTTAGAGATATCGAAATAGTCTCTACCTATTTCGAAGTAATTTACAAAGTTCTATTAAAAGAACAAAATGAAAAATATATTGAAGATTTATTTAAAAAGTTCAACAATGATATATTTTATTCAATTTATTTATATACTAAAGCTTCATTGAAAAAAAACTATTCCAATGAATTAAGTGGAGCCATTGAATTACTTGAGAAAGCAACCCAATTAAATCCTACGGAGCCTCTGTTTAATTATATGATATACTACTGGATTCTTACGGATTATAATCAAATGAAAAATCAGAATGTAGATTTAGAAAATAAAAAACAAATTGCTTTTAAATATTTAAAAGAAAATTCTAAAAACTGGGAAATTTTAAAAAGCTTTAATCCTGATTAA
- a CDS encoding topoisomerase II, translating into MKSYNKEEKKRLKEIDEQLTAEMKKMQANVLRKYHRERDDFDLSISSLHGTIGGKNNTYVDSINMQFSDPNDFKAKWIRGFRKYVENRYSPLKKLMKDEVFRNYTLKFLERNFYRNLKERTRVKPNENLWSVWFGGGKFVWGLVIAPAFRDKIWTNDVSEIRRAEYMYWTIGHVLNTGLVDPENNELVKFDDFPELLRFYKNILKRVSNSQYEKAVFDFYVEYLEMSDDVLSEPFLIPEFRYEGLEVDHKYRLDFTILNSHTMELIGFELSPHSSHMSVAKIKDKKQVDVNAELSKKWNKEMQKRNDYFEEFGITTVTFSDDNLIDIKRCFAVMKKYLSARPKEKINLANEITELDNL; encoded by the coding sequence ATGAAGAGTTATAATAAGGAAGAGAAAAAGAGATTAAAAGAAATTGATGAGCAATTGACTGCAGAAATGAAAAAGATGCAGGCAAATGTTTTAAGAAAATATCATCGTGAACGCGATGATTTTGATTTAAGCATATCATCTTTACATGGAACTATTGGAGGAAAGAACAATACATATGTCGATAGTATAAATATGCAATTTAGTGATCCAAATGATTTCAAAGCTAAATGGATAAGGGGATTTAGAAAGTATGTTGAGAACAGATATTCCCCACTAAAGAAGCTTATGAAAGATGAAGTTTTTAGAAACTATACTTTAAAATTTCTTGAGCGTAATTTTTATAGAAACTTAAAAGAAAGGACTAGAGTAAAACCAAATGAAAATCTATGGTCTGTATGGTTTGGTGGCGGTAAATTTGTTTGGGGTTTGGTAATAGCTCCAGCATTTCGCGACAAAATATGGACAAATGATGTAAGTGAAATAAGAAGAGCTGAATATATGTATTGGACAATTGGACATGTTCTTAATACAGGTTTGGTTGATCCAGAAAATAATGAATTGGTAAAGTTTGATGATTTTCCTGAATTACTGAGATTTTACAAGAATATCTTGAAGAGAGTTTCCAATTCACAATACGAAAAAGCAGTATTTGATTTCTACGTAGAATATCTTGAAATGTCTGATGATGTTTTATCAGAACCTTTCCTAATCCCTGAATTTAGATATGAAGGTCTTGAAGTTGATCACAAATATCGTTTGGACTTTACAATTTTAAATTCTCATACGATGGAACTGATTGGCTTTGAATTAAGCCCCCATTCTTCCCATATGTCTGTAGCTAAAATAAAAGATAAGAAACAAGTAGATGTCAATGCAGAATTGTCAAAGAAATGGAATAAAGAAATGCAGAAAAGAAATGATTATTTTGAAGAATTTGGAATTACTACTGTTACTTTTTCTGATGACAATCTAATTGATATAAAAAGATGTTTTGCTGTTATGAAAAAATACTTATCTGCTCGACCGAAAGAAAAAATTAATTTAGCTAATGAAATAACCGAATTGGATAATTTGTGA
- a CDS encoding HAD family hydrolase: MTKHNIKNCVVTDLDDTMWDWLGMWYNSFNPYFNEIRESFNIDEDVLKADFKNLHQQYKTTEVSFAFEELTSLSDENKKKITKKPLTGKSILHKYNSNKKSNLRLYDGVLKTLLHLKSQGVLIIGFTESNAFFTKYRIKNLELDGIFDCIYTPLDTGAPKSVDKFYDDEHWEPIKTEIRYLSKSIKKPDSEILEIILRDFQVAKENAIYIGDKIDRDIRMALDAGVTSIYAKYGSEIASDKYKLLKEVTHWTDEDVKREQEFHEKHRNEEIKPDLILEESFSQLLNYISFTSYEKKLNKDLIPNIISIWSDVVKVQQHFNDIALRIRNLALTAFTFIIATLGYIVKENIVFYIGGKEINSITVFSFLGALIIFCFCFMDRYWYHKFLIGAVSQASFIENKWYKIIPEIGLSNAITKQSGFYVGFGRFKTKLDSKKRFWFFYAPLILIFCVFFVSSFFLDNDKKAKTIENLKIKNGEQLKEIDSLRIKLLEIKISNQIKSTPVIKSDKLEAPIHPKTTQHSN; the protein is encoded by the coding sequence ATGACTAAGCACAATATTAAAAATTGCGTAGTAACAGATCTAGACGATACAATGTGGGATTGGCTAGGAATGTGGTACAATTCATTTAATCCTTATTTTAACGAAATCAGAGAATCTTTTAACATTGATGAAGACGTTTTAAAAGCTGATTTTAAAAATCTACATCAACAATATAAGACTACAGAAGTTTCATTTGCTTTTGAAGAACTTACATCCTTAAGTGATGAGAATAAGAAGAAAATAACTAAAAAACCATTAACAGGTAAAAGTATATTACATAAATATAATTCAAATAAAAAATCAAATTTAAGACTTTATGATGGAGTTCTAAAAACTTTATTGCATTTAAAATCTCAGGGAGTTTTGATAATTGGATTTACTGAATCCAATGCTTTCTTCACAAAATATAGAATAAAAAATTTAGAATTAGATGGAATATTTGATTGTATCTATACTCCTTTAGATACTGGAGCCCCAAAAAGCGTTGACAAATTTTATGATGATGAACATTGGGAACCAATAAAAACAGAGATAAGATACCTGTCAAAAAGCATAAAAAAACCTGATAGTGAAATCTTGGAGATTATTCTAAGGGATTTTCAAGTTGCTAAAGAGAATGCAATTTACATTGGAGATAAAATCGATAGAGATATTAGGATGGCTCTTGACGCTGGCGTGACAAGTATCTATGCGAAATACGGAAGTGAAATCGCCAGTGACAAATACAAGCTTCTCAAAGAAGTTACTCACTGGACTGATGAGGATGTAAAAAGAGAACAAGAATTTCACGAAAAACACAGAAACGAAGAAATAAAACCTGATCTAATTCTGGAAGAGTCTTTCAGTCAATTACTAAATTATATTTCTTTTACTTCATATGAAAAAAAACTGAACAAAGATCTAATTCCAAACATAATCTCTATTTGGAGTGATGTAGTTAAAGTTCAACAACACTTTAATGATATTGCCCTAAGAATAAGAAATCTTGCCTTAACAGCATTTACATTTATTATTGCAACTCTAGGCTATATCGTTAAAGAAAATATTGTATTCTATATTGGCGGAAAGGAAATTAATTCCATTACTGTATTTAGCTTTTTAGGAGCTTTGATTATTTTTTGCTTCTGTTTTATGGATCGATATTGGTATCATAAATTTCTTATCGGAGCAGTTAGTCAAGCATCATTTATAGAAAATAAATGGTACAAAATAATACCTGAAATTGGTCTTAGTAATGCAATAACAAAGCAAAGCGGTTTTTATGTTGGATTTGGCAGATTTAAAACTAAATTAGATTCAAAAAAGAGATTTTGGTTTTTCTATGCTCCTCTGATTTTAATTTTTTGTGTATTTTTCGTATCCTCATTTTTTTTAGATAATGATAAAAAGGCAAAAACCATAGAAAATTTAAAAATAAAAAACGGTGAGCAATTAAAAGAAATAGACAGTTTAAGAATAAAGCTTTTAGAAATAAAAATTTCTAATCAAATTAAAAGCACTCCCGTTATTAAATCAGACAAATTGGAGGCTCCTATTCATCCCAAAACTACCCAACATTCGAATTAA
- a CDS encoding Eco57I restriction-modification methylase domain-containing protein, which produces MQLIKEASHDKLRGGFYTPEPIAEFILKWAFNGNKELDILEPSCGDGIFLKAIKKGKFQYNSVTAIELDEIEANKSKSINLLDAEIINTDFHNYCINTTKKFDLVIGNPPYIRYQYFNKEQQGYAGDIFNKANLKYSKLTNAWVSFVVGSSLLLKNEGKIGFVLPAEILQVSFAKPLRNFLAHFYNKINIISFEKLVFPDIQQEVVLLLCEKNKTNKHLIEHLEIKDASALKKLDINKLKSPKKKIDFKSNKWTFYFLEQNEIDFLERLQESKLISKLGVFATVEVGITTGANPFFTVPSSTVKEYNLEKYAKPLVGRSVQVPSVIFTSKDWDKNKAIEARTHLLTFPKTSELNGSLGARKYIKKGEEQNVNKGYKCGIRDEWQIIPSLRISDALFIRRNNLYPKLIINEAKAFTTDTMHRVTVKSNINLEALTASYYNSLSLAFTEICGRSHGGGVLELMPNEVEEILLPYNANNKELLPLIDEMIRAKKDISEILEITNKIILKENFGLSNEEIVLADNIWKKLSQRRLNRGK; this is translated from the coding sequence ATGCAATTAATAAAAGAAGCATCACATGATAAATTGAGAGGTGGGTTTTACACTCCTGAACCTATAGCAGAATTTATTCTAAAGTGGGCTTTTAATGGAAATAAGGAATTAGATATTTTAGAGCCTAGTTGTGGAGACGGAATCTTTCTTAAAGCAATAAAAAAGGGTAAATTTCAATACAACTCTGTAACAGCAATAGAGCTAGACGAAATAGAGGCTAACAAATCCAAAAGCATAAACCTTTTAGATGCTGAAATTATTAATACAGATTTTCATAATTATTGTATCAATACGACTAAAAAATTTGATTTAGTTATTGGAAATCCACCGTATATTAGATACCAATATTTCAATAAGGAACAACAAGGTTATGCTGGAGATATTTTTAATAAAGCAAATTTAAAATATTCAAAACTAACTAATGCATGGGTTTCTTTTGTTGTTGGCTCTTCTTTATTATTAAAAAATGAAGGAAAAATAGGATTCGTATTGCCTGCAGAAATATTGCAGGTTTCATTTGCAAAGCCACTAAGAAATTTTCTTGCACATTTTTACAATAAAATTAATATTATCTCATTTGAAAAACTTGTATTTCCTGACATCCAACAAGAAGTAGTGTTGCTTTTATGCGAAAAAAATAAAACAAATAAACATTTAATAGAACATCTAGAAATAAAAGATGCAAGTGCTTTAAAAAAGCTTGATATTAATAAATTGAAAAGTCCAAAAAAGAAAATTGACTTCAAATCAAATAAATGGACTTTTTATTTTTTAGAACAAAACGAAATAGATTTTTTAGAAAGGTTACAAGAATCTAAATTAATTTCTAAACTTGGTGTTTTTGCCACTGTAGAAGTAGGAATAACAACTGGTGCAAATCCATTTTTCACTGTCCCTTCTTCCACTGTAAAAGAATACAATTTAGAAAAATATGCAAAACCATTAGTAGGGAGAAGTGTCCAAGTTCCAAGCGTAATTTTCACTTCGAAAGACTGGGATAAAAATAAAGCAATTGAAGCAAGAACACATTTACTAACTTTTCCGAAAACATCTGAATTAAATGGTAGTTTAGGTGCCAGAAAATACATAAAAAAAGGGGAAGAACAAAACGTTAATAAAGGATATAAATGTGGAATTAGAGATGAATGGCAAATAATCCCATCACTGAGGATTTCAGATGCACTATTTATTAGGAGGAATAATCTTTACCCTAAATTAATTATAAACGAAGCAAAAGCATTTACTACAGACACAATGCATAGGGTCACAGTAAAATCAAATATTAATTTAGAGGCGTTAACTGCTAGTTACTATAACTCATTATCTCTTGCATTTACAGAAATATGTGGTCGAAGCCATGGGGGCGGTGTTTTAGAATTAATGCCTAATGAGGTTGAAGAAATTCTCTTACCCTATAATGCTAATAATAAAGAGCTTCTGCCACTAATTGATGAAATGATTAGAGCTAAAAAGGATATTTCCGAAATATTAGAAATAACAAATAAAATAATTCTTAAAGAAAATTTTGGATTAAGCAACGAAGAAATAGTGTTGGCTGATAATATTTGGAAAAAGTTATCTCAGAGAAGATTAAATAGAGGAAAATAG
- a CDS encoding phospholipase D family protein: MKVTLLSQGFNPSLDKAVGNKLIEFFSTNHYQTFTGISAFASEAGVNGLSSCISSSTSFKNLNLIVGIDQQGTSKEALEEILDLKINSYIFYQSEEPIFHPKIYLFEGLEKTALIIGSSNLTARGLFNNIESSILFEFDNSDKDGENLLIDLKSYYSTLFNFTDPNLFKIAQSTIDSFVKLGVVPLKKVWLKRQGKKEANENLEKGILKIPQRAVSKLPKNFAGKKKSKKLEQNYNEEISAVDDQNISTVLIPANAFTSNFTEIWKSKPLTERDLNIPRGSNTNETGSMSLSKGLLDNIDQRHYFRDQVFNSLDWNNSTRKNSEHLEKAIAYFNIIIDEEDKGEFPLQITHNPRTDTESYIQNNSVTSLSWGKAKTLVKNRDLLGKTLTLSKDVTSKDKYTLVIK, from the coding sequence ATGAAAGTAACATTACTAAGCCAAGGCTTTAATCCATCTTTGGATAAAGCTGTTGGAAACAAATTGATTGAATTTTTTAGCACAAACCATTATCAAACATTTACTGGAATATCAGCATTCGCAAGTGAAGCTGGAGTTAATGGACTTTCTAGCTGTATATCAAGTAGTACTTCATTCAAAAATCTTAACTTAATTGTCGGTATAGATCAACAGGGTACATCAAAAGAAGCTTTGGAAGAAATTTTAGATTTGAAAATTAACAGTTATATTTTTTATCAATCAGAAGAACCTATTTTTCATCCAAAAATCTATTTATTTGAAGGACTTGAAAAAACAGCATTAATTATTGGTTCTTCGAACCTGACGGCAAGGGGGCTTTTTAATAATATTGAATCATCGATTTTATTCGAATTTGATAATTCAGATAAAGATGGGGAGAATTTACTAATAGATTTAAAAAGTTACTACAGTACTTTATTTAATTTCACAGATCCTAATCTTTTCAAAATAGCACAAAGTACAATTGATTCTTTTGTTAAATTAGGAGTGGTTCCACTTAAAAAAGTTTGGTTAAAAAGACAAGGAAAAAAAGAAGCAAATGAAAATTTAGAAAAGGGAATTTTAAAAATACCTCAAAGAGCAGTTTCAAAGCTCCCCAAAAATTTTGCTGGCAAGAAGAAATCAAAAAAACTTGAACAAAACTACAACGAGGAGATAAGTGCAGTTGACGACCAAAATATAAGTACTGTATTAATTCCTGCTAATGCATTTACTAGCAACTTTACTGAAATTTGGAAAAGCAAACCTCTTACCGAAAGAGATCTAAATATTCCTCGAGGAAGTAATACAAACGAAACTGGATCAATGTCCTTAAGCAAAGGACTTTTAGATAATATTGACCAAAGGCATTATTTTAGAGATCAGGTTTTTAATTCTTTAGATTGGAATAATAGCACTCGTAAAAACAGTGAACATTTGGAAAAAGCAATAGCATATTTCAATATAATAATTGACGAAGAAGACAAGGGAGAATTTCCACTACAAATAACACATAATCCCAGAACAGATACAGAGAGCTACATTCAAAATAACTCTGTTACGAGCTTAAGCTGGGGAAAAGCAAAAACGTTAGTAAAAAATCGTGACTTGCTAGGAAAAACTTTAACATTATCAAAAGACGTAACATCTAAAGATAAATATACTTTAGTTATTAAATAA
- a CDS encoding helix-turn-helix domain-containing protein — MNKDLSLKFGRLIREIRHEKKLSQEELAFRADVHRTYVGMIERGEKNITLENIDKFCKGLEVTMEFVFHKLKDEN; from the coding sequence ATGAACAAAGACCTTTCTTTAAAATTCGGTAGATTAATAAGAGAAATAAGGCATGAAAAGAAACTTTCACAAGAAGAATTAGCTTTTCGTGCTGATGTTCATCGCACTTATGTTGGTATGATAGAAAGAGGAGAGAAAAACATAACTCTTGAAAATATTGATAAGTTTTGTAAAGGTCTTGAAGTTACTATGGAATTCGTTTTTCATAAACTTAAAGATGAAAATTAA
- a CDS encoding relaxase/mobilization nuclease domain-containing protein, with protein MIKTSSSIRGILNYNEKKVDIGKAECISAVNYPLELEKLSFTSKLNRFLKLAELNTNAKRNTVHISLNFDPSENHSKEKLAEIADTYMEKLGFGRQPYLVYQHYDAGHPHCHIVTNNIQRDGKRIDLHLLGIRKSEPARKEIEEIFGLVKAEGRKQKEQFSLNPIDIGRVLYGKAESKKAINSVLNQVLFDYKYSSLPELNAVLNLYNVHADKGSEESRVFKNNGLLYKILDHNSKPIGVPIKASEFYSRPTLKFLEEKFRANETKKQYGKSHVKNALREAFF; from the coding sequence GTGATAAAAACAAGCTCGTCCATAAGAGGCATTCTGAATTACAACGAAAAGAAAGTTGATATCGGAAAAGCGGAATGCATAAGTGCTGTGAATTATCCTCTGGAGCTGGAAAAACTGAGTTTCACTTCAAAATTAAACCGCTTTCTAAAACTGGCAGAACTCAATACCAATGCGAAGCGGAATACGGTGCATATCTCGCTCAACTTTGACCCTTCGGAGAATCATTCGAAAGAAAAACTGGCTGAAATTGCAGACACTTATATGGAAAAACTGGGCTTCGGCAGACAGCCTTACCTGGTATACCAGCATTATGATGCGGGACATCCGCACTGCCATATCGTGACAAACAACATCCAGAGAGACGGAAAAAGAATCGATCTACATTTACTGGGAATCAGAAAATCAGAGCCTGCCCGAAAAGAAATTGAGGAAATATTCGGACTTGTAAAAGCCGAAGGAAGAAAACAGAAAGAACAATTTTCGTTAAATCCGATAGATATCGGCAGAGTCCTATACGGAAAAGCAGAGTCCAAAAAGGCGATCAATTCAGTTTTAAATCAGGTGTTGTTTGATTATAAGTATTCGAGCCTGCCTGAACTCAACGCGGTTTTAAATCTCTATAATGTTCATGCTGACAAGGGAAGCGAGGAATCGAGAGTTTTTAAAAATAACGGACTGCTTTACAAGATACTTGACCATAATTCAAAACCGATAGGCGTGCCGATAAAAGCCAGCGAATTCTACAGCAGACCTACCTTAAAATTTCTGGAAGAAAAATTCAGGGCAAATGAAACAAAGAAGCAATACGGCAAAAGCCACGTTAAAAATGCTTTGAGAGAGGCTTTTTTTTGA